The stretch of DNA CGTAGACGGACAGTGCACCCTCATCGAACTACTTCTTAAAAACGGCGCCGACATCGACGACCGCCAGGGCAGCTTTGCCATGACGCCGCTGGAAGTGGCTGTAGCCAACAATTGTCAGTCTGCTGCAAAACTACTGTTGGATAACGGCGCCGCCCCCAACGGCAGACCGGGCGACCGGCAGACTCCTCTGGGACTGGCGGCCGGTATGCACAGCACCATTCTCGTCAATATGCTTCTCGAGCGGGGAGCCCAATTAAACGCCAGGGACGGGCAGGGCAAAACTCCTTTGGAA from Candidatus Hydrogenedentota bacterium encodes:
- a CDS encoding ankyrin repeat domain-containing protein, with amino-acid sequence VDGQCTLIELLLKNGADIDDRQGSFAMTPLEVAVANNCQSAAKLLLDNGAAPNGRPGDRQTPLGLAAGMHSTILVNMLLERGAQLNARDGQGKTPLERALERNDEMLADYLKSRGASP